A window of the Pyrodictium abyssi genome harbors these coding sequences:
- a CDS encoding PaREP1 family protein, whose amino-acid sequence MERPLPKPERSLVGYASARVLEALLEALLALRFLGRGFTRSAAGKALQAWRALTGALPALERDRIAEKLGEKERKGGWSREHGEALEALKRRLRL is encoded by the coding sequence TTGGAGCGTCCTCTTCCCAAGCCGGAGAGGAGCCTAGTGGGCTATGCTTCTGCCCGTGTCCTGGAGGCGCTGTTGGAGGCTTTGCTGGCGCTGAGGTTCCTCGGCCGGGGCTTTACGAGGAGTGCTGCGGGTAAGGCGCTCCAGGCGTGGCGGGCGCTAACCGGGGCGCTGCCGGCCCTCGAGCGGGACAGGATAGCCGAGAAGCTGGGCGAGAAGGAGAGGAAGGGTGGGTGGAGCCGGGAGCACGGGGAGGCGCTGGAGGCTCTGAAGCGGAGGCTCCGGCTATAG
- a CDS encoding ABC transporter ATP-binding protein — MAGRLLSVENIDVYYGEFQALFGVSLEVYEGEVVALVGANGAGKTTTLKTISGLLRPRRGRIVWEGQDITSVPAYQRAELGIVHVPEGRGIFPYLTVYENLVVAAYTRRARERFEESLEMVYELFPRLRERKRQLAGTMSGGEQQMLAIARALIQRPRLLMLDEPSLGLAPKLAREVVYLARRLRDEYGITVLLVEQNVRLSLKVADRAYVLETGRVVREGPAGELEKDPEIRRAYLGI; from the coding sequence ATGGCCGGGCGGCTCCTGTCGGTCGAGAACATAGACGTCTACTACGGCGAGTTCCAGGCATTGTTCGGCGTCAGCCTAGAGGTTTACGAGGGCGAGGTCGTAGCCCTAGTCGGCGCCAACGGCGCCGGGAAGACCACGACTCTGAAGACCATATCGGGGCTGCTTAGGCCGCGGCGCGGCAGAATAGTGTGGGAGGGCCAGGACATCACCAGTGTGCCCGCGTACCAGAGGGCCGAGCTCGGCATAGTCCATGTGCCCGAGGGCCGGGGGATCTTCCCCTACCTCACCGTGTACGAGAACCTGGTCGTGGCGGCGTACACCAGGAGGGCGCGGGAGAGGTTTGAGGAGAGCCTGGAGATGGTCTACGAGCTGTTCCCCAGGCTCCGGGAGAGGAAGCGGCAGCTAGCAGGAACCATGAGCGGCGGAGAGCAGCAAATGCTAGCCATAGCACGGGCGCTGATTCAGAGGCCCAGGCTCCTCATGCTCGACGAGCCCAGCCTCGGCCTCGCCCCTAAGCTGGCCCGGGAGGTAGTCTACCTGGCCCGGAGGCTCCGCGACGAGTACGGGATAACCGTGCTCCTCGTGGAGCAGAACGTGAGGCTCTCCCTCAAGGTCGCCGACCGGGCCTACGTCCTCGAGACCGGGCGGGTCGTCCGAGAGGGCCCGGCAGGGGAGCTCGAGAAGGACCCCGAGATACGCCGTGCGTACCTCGGGATCTAG
- a CDS encoding SIS domain-containing protein — protein MARGEFYGYYLGWAGPARRAYAAGLALELPSGYSRADCVVVCGMGGSGAAGDYLAALSAAYGGLPVYVVKSAEPPRWVRGCLVYAVSFSGNTRETLNCASRAYRLGGYVVAVTTGGRLAAWARRVGVPVAVVEEAPAPRAGWPQLFYTLLGSLKAAGLIQVPGGHVEESIQLLGERERAEAEARELAEWLQGSRGSLVVLAPEPYYPVAVRTRSELAENAKLTADAAQVPEAGHNMLEAWARSGDTRILLLDPGEEPWSTLLHQAAGLARPASLHVARLRGGSMLSRMVWGTWLAGLASVRYALDAGLDPEPVKTIKAFRRVVEETTGWDALD, from the coding sequence GTGGCGCGCGGGGAGTTCTACGGGTATTACCTGGGCTGGGCTGGGCCTGCCCGGCGGGCCTACGCGGCGGGCCTGGCGCTGGAGCTGCCGAGCGGCTACTCGCGGGCCGATTGTGTCGTGGTGTGTGGCATGGGTGGTAGCGGTGCTGCGGGCGACTATCTGGCGGCGTTGTCGGCGGCTTATGGCGGGCTCCCGGTCTACGTGGTCAAGTCGGCTGAGCCCCCGAGGTGGGTGCGGGGCTGCCTGGTCTACGCTGTGAGCTTCTCGGGGAATACGCGGGAGACGCTGAACTGTGCCTCCCGGGCCTACCGGCTAGGCGGCTACGTCGTGGCGGTGACTACTGGCGGGCGTCTCGCCGCGTGGGCGCGGCGCGTAGGCGTGCCCGTGGCTGTTGTCGAGGAGGCTCCTGCCCCGCGGGCGGGGTGGCCCCAGCTCTTCTACACGCTCCTCGGCAGCCTGAAGGCCGCGGGGCTTATCCAGGTCCCTGGCGGCCACGTGGAGGAGTCTATCCAGCTCCTCGGCGAGCGTGAGAGGGCCGAGGCGGAGGCGAGGGAGCTGGCCGAGTGGCTCCAGGGGAGCAGGGGCAGCCTGGTAGTGCTCGCGCCGGAGCCCTACTACCCGGTGGCGGTCCGCACGAGGAGCGAGCTCGCTGAGAACGCTAAGCTTACGGCGGACGCGGCCCAGGTGCCGGAGGCGGGCCACAACATGCTGGAGGCGTGGGCCCGGAGCGGCGACACGAGGATCCTCCTGCTCGACCCCGGGGAGGAGCCCTGGAGTACGCTGCTGCACCAGGCTGCGGGGCTGGCCCGGCCGGCGAGCCTGCACGTCGCCAGGCTACGTGGCGGCAGTATGCTCTCCCGGATGGTGTGGGGCACCTGGCTGGCGGGCCTGGCCTCTGTCCGCTACGCGCTGGACGCGGGGCTGGACCCGGAGCCCGTCAAGACGATAAAGGCGTTCCGCCGGGTGGTGGAGGAGACGACTGGCTGGGATGCACTGGACTAG
- a CDS encoding hydantoinase/oxoprolinase family protein, producing MRRIGIDIGGTFTDLVAFDDETGELRSLKVLTTPREPWRGFMEALRQLGWDLEGVEVVIHASTLGTNLFLGQVGLEPPPAVLVANKGFRDLLEIGRQNRPELYNLFFQRPRPLIPRSRRLTVAGRIGPRGEELEPLDEGAVRRIAREWCSRAKVFVVVFLHSYANPSHEKRAKEIIEEECPGALVVASHEVDPQPKEYERTSTAVVNALLKPVLSTYLSRVAGELRSAGFRGKLLVMQSSGGVAGVEQAVERPAAFIESGPAAGAVAVAYFSKLMGVEYALGFDMGGTTAKASAVVNGEPLVVPEYEVGGRVHMGRLLRGSGYPVRYPYIDIAEVSAGGGTIAWVDAGGALRVGPVSAGADPGPACYGRGGREPTVTDAQLVLGRLPEALAGGRIRLRRDLALEALAGLAEKLGMGVEEAAASIIRIANTVMSRALRLVTIERGYDPRLFALYAYGGAGPLHAVELADELGAREVVVPPLPGVFSALGLLVTDYRHDFHAAVVRRADELSDEELEKVFAGMAEKALAMLRDEGVAPDQARLVRRLDMRYQGQAYELSVPYRGSLEEAVKEFHRLHEARYGFSLPDTPVQVVNARLTAYGVVAKPRLPQGEPSPYRPEPSGRRRVYFDEAGWTMTPVYRRAELRPGAEIEGPAVIESDDSTVLVPPGHVARVDGLHAVHIERL from the coding sequence TTGAGGAGGATAGGGATAGACATAGGCGGTACCTTCACGGACCTCGTGGCCTTCGACGACGAGACCGGCGAGCTGAGGAGCCTCAAGGTCCTGACGACGCCCCGGGAGCCCTGGCGGGGCTTCATGGAGGCTCTGCGGCAGCTAGGCTGGGACCTGGAGGGCGTCGAGGTAGTTATCCACGCGTCGACGCTTGGCACCAACCTGTTCCTAGGCCAGGTGGGGCTCGAGCCGCCGCCAGCAGTGCTAGTGGCCAACAAGGGGTTCCGCGACCTGCTGGAGATAGGGAGGCAGAACCGCCCGGAGCTATACAACCTGTTCTTCCAGCGCCCCCGGCCGCTCATCCCCCGGTCGCGGCGGCTCACCGTGGCCGGGAGGATCGGGCCCAGGGGAGAGGAGCTCGAGCCCCTCGACGAGGGGGCTGTCCGGCGGATAGCCCGGGAGTGGTGCAGCCGGGCCAAGGTATTCGTGGTAGTGTTCCTCCATAGCTACGCTAACCCGAGCCACGAGAAGCGCGCCAAGGAGATCATCGAGGAGGAGTGCCCCGGGGCCCTAGTGGTGGCGAGCCACGAGGTGGACCCGCAGCCGAAGGAGTACGAGCGCACCAGCACAGCAGTGGTCAACGCCCTGCTGAAGCCCGTGCTCTCCACCTACCTCTCCAGGGTCGCCGGGGAGCTCCGCTCAGCAGGATTCCGGGGCAAGCTCCTAGTCATGCAGAGTAGCGGCGGCGTAGCCGGAGTAGAGCAGGCCGTAGAGAGGCCAGCAGCCTTCATCGAGAGCGGCCCGGCGGCCGGCGCCGTGGCCGTAGCGTACTTCTCCAAGCTGATGGGTGTAGAGTACGCCCTCGGCTTCGACATGGGCGGCACCACTGCTAAGGCCTCCGCTGTGGTGAACGGCGAGCCCCTAGTGGTCCCAGAGTACGAGGTGGGCGGCCGGGTCCACATGGGGAGGCTGCTACGGGGCTCCGGGTACCCTGTCCGCTACCCCTACATAGACATAGCCGAGGTCAGCGCCGGTGGCGGCACGATAGCCTGGGTGGACGCTGGGGGCGCGCTGCGGGTCGGCCCGGTGAGCGCTGGCGCCGACCCGGGCCCAGCCTGCTACGGCCGCGGAGGCCGCGAGCCCACGGTGACGGATGCGCAGCTCGTGCTGGGCAGGCTGCCCGAGGCCCTGGCCGGCGGGAGGATAAGGCTCCGCCGGGACCTCGCCCTGGAGGCCCTGGCGGGGCTAGCCGAGAAGCTGGGCATGGGGGTCGAGGAGGCCGCTGCCTCGATAATAAGGATAGCTAACACAGTCATGTCCAGGGCGCTGCGGCTCGTGACCATAGAGAGGGGGTACGACCCCCGGCTCTTCGCGCTCTACGCCTACGGCGGCGCGGGGCCCCTCCACGCGGTGGAGCTCGCGGACGAGCTGGGAGCCAGGGAGGTCGTTGTCCCACCGCTGCCCGGCGTGTTCTCGGCGTTAGGCCTGCTCGTCACGGACTACCGCCACGACTTCCACGCCGCTGTTGTGCGGAGGGCCGACGAGCTAAGCGACGAGGAGCTCGAGAAGGTCTTCGCAGGGATGGCCGAGAAGGCCCTGGCGATGCTCCGCGACGAGGGCGTAGCCCCGGACCAGGCCCGGCTGGTACGCCGCCTAGACATGAGGTATCAAGGGCAGGCGTACGAGCTGAGCGTGCCCTACCGCGGGAGCCTAGAGGAGGCCGTGAAGGAGTTCCACCGCCTACACGAGGCGAGGTACGGGTTCAGCCTCCCCGACACCCCCGTGCAGGTGGTCAACGCGAGGCTCACAGCCTACGGAGTCGTGGCTAAGCCGAGGCTCCCCCAAGGGGAGCCGAGCCCCTACCGCCCGGAGCCCAGCGGCAGGAGGCGCGTCTACTTCGACGAGGCCGGGTGGACCATGACGCCGGTGTATAGGCGGGCCGAGCTACGCCCCGGCGCCGAGATCGAGGGCCCCGCAGTCATAGAGTCCGACGACAGCACCGTGCTCGTCCCCCCTGGCCATGTGGCCCGGGTAGACGGGCTCCACGCGGTCCACATAGAGAGGCTCTAG
- a CDS encoding branched-chain amino acid ABC transporter permease yields MAGVGLGDIVASVVDGVLIGGLYGLVGVGLALIWGVMEVINFAHGDYMMLGALATYFLATRLGLDPLLAAPVAFGLVFLLGVATQRTVINRILDAPLLTQIAATFAVLLIIRYGVQAAFGPYTRRLSSWYANEIYYLGPVVIPLPKLIAFMASVAVAAVLYFFLFHTRTGIALRATAQDREVAQLMGINVHRMYELAFGIGVGVAGLAGAIASLFYPVFPEMGAFFALIAFIAVVLGGFGSVFGAFLGGIIVGVTEAVSALFIDPALKDVVAFLLFIVIVLVKPTGIFGKKV; encoded by the coding sequence GTGGCTGGCGTGGGTCTAGGCGACATAGTAGCCTCCGTGGTTGATGGTGTGCTTATAGGCGGTCTCTACGGGCTCGTAGGCGTAGGGCTAGCGCTAATCTGGGGCGTCATGGAGGTAATCAACTTCGCTCACGGAGACTACATGATGCTGGGGGCACTAGCCACATACTTTCTCGCCACGAGGCTCGGCCTAGACCCTCTACTAGCCGCGCCAGTAGCCTTCGGCCTAGTGTTTCTCCTCGGCGTCGCAACCCAGCGGACTGTGATCAACCGTATCCTCGACGCGCCCCTACTGACGCAGATAGCTGCGACCTTCGCCGTGCTCCTCATAATAAGGTACGGCGTCCAGGCAGCATTCGGCCCCTACACGCGGAGGCTGAGCAGCTGGTACGCCAACGAGATATACTACCTAGGCCCCGTCGTCATACCCCTGCCTAAGCTGATAGCCTTCATGGCCTCGGTCGCCGTGGCGGCTGTGCTCTACTTCTTCCTCTTCCACACGCGCACCGGGATAGCCCTCCGGGCGACCGCCCAGGACCGCGAAGTAGCCCAGCTCATGGGCATCAACGTGCACCGGATGTACGAGCTAGCCTTCGGAATAGGCGTCGGAGTAGCCGGGCTCGCCGGCGCAATCGCGTCCCTCTTCTACCCGGTTTTCCCCGAGATGGGCGCCTTCTTCGCCCTGATAGCCTTCATAGCGGTGGTGCTGGGTGGCTTCGGCAGCGTCTTCGGCGCCTTCCTGGGCGGTATAATAGTTGGCGTGACCGAGGCCGTTAGCGCGTTGTTTATAGACCCTGCGCTGAAGGACGTGGTGGCCTTCCTCCTCTTCATAGTGATAGTGCTTGTCAAGCCTACGGGCATTTTCGGCAAGAAGGTGTAG
- a CDS encoding ABC transporter ATP-binding protein yields MAERLLVVEGVSKRFGGLTALEGVSFTMREGERLGLIGPNGAGKTTLFNCITGVYRPDRGRIVFRGTDITGWPPHRITRIGIARTFQIVRPLAKMTVLDNVAVGALLHTSDVDEARRKALEVLELVGLYEKRHVPAQSLTLIEKKRLEVARALATEPRLLLLDEIAAGLRPAEVDRLLDMLFEVNRRGVSMIMVEHVMRAVMNFAERIIVLQYGRKIAEGKPEEVARDPRVIDAYLGTEE; encoded by the coding sequence GTGGCTGAGAGGCTTCTCGTCGTGGAGGGCGTGTCTAAGAGGTTTGGCGGCCTCACAGCGCTAGAAGGCGTCAGCTTCACTATGCGGGAGGGCGAGAGGCTGGGACTCATAGGGCCTAACGGCGCCGGGAAGACCACGCTGTTCAACTGCATCACCGGCGTCTACAGGCCGGACCGGGGGAGGATAGTCTTCAGGGGCACCGACATCACCGGCTGGCCCCCACACAGGATAACAAGGATCGGGATAGCCAGAACATTCCAGATAGTGAGGCCGCTAGCCAAGATGACCGTGCTCGACAACGTGGCTGTGGGGGCACTGCTCCACACCAGCGACGTCGACGAGGCCAGGAGAAAGGCGCTAGAGGTACTAGAGCTGGTAGGCCTCTACGAGAAGCGTCACGTCCCCGCGCAGTCGCTCACGCTGATCGAGAAGAAGAGGCTCGAGGTGGCCCGCGCGCTCGCTACCGAGCCTAGGCTGCTACTCCTCGACGAGATCGCAGCGGGGCTCAGGCCGGCCGAGGTGGACCGGCTCCTGGACATGCTGTTCGAGGTTAACAGGAGAGGCGTCTCCATGATAATGGTGGAGCACGTCATGAGGGCTGTGATGAACTTCGCTGAGAGGATCATAGTGCTCCAGTACGGGAGGAAGATAGCCGAGGGCAAGCCCGAGGAGGTCGCCAGGGACCCACGCGTAATAGACGCGTACCTGGGCACGGAGGAGTAA
- a CDS encoding branched-chain amino acid ABC transporter permease: MEARAVLHALRGLRGYTRSPYVWAASLLLVASPIVFMKLGLPFYANMVFLALMYGIAAMAWNLMQGYTGLFSLGHAVFFGVGAYTTMILAKYYGVTPWLGIWAAGVLAAAVGFLLGFPLFRLRSHWFTLATIAVAEIFKLLFAHWGYVGGSAGLQMPIVGPDEQLYYLQYPGPYIYVYVALLVLLVELVVLYAVVNSKIGLYLQTIREDELVAQTLGVDTFRYKMIAMVVSGFFTGLAGALYAVRFRFVDPFAVFDLITISTYIAVAGIVGGIYTFIGPLVGAFIFVPAAEYVRATIVQAFPRVFGLHVVIVGVILLVISLFVPEGVVGYLQRRAGTVRSRG; the protein is encoded by the coding sequence ATGGAGGCTAGGGCTGTCCTCCACGCGCTTCGCGGGCTACGCGGCTACACCCGGAGCCCCTACGTGTGGGCGGCCTCGCTGCTACTGGTAGCCTCGCCGATAGTGTTCATGAAGCTAGGGCTACCGTTCTACGCCAACATGGTGTTCCTCGCACTGATGTACGGTATCGCGGCGATGGCGTGGAACCTCATGCAGGGGTACACGGGGCTCTTCAGCTTGGGCCACGCGGTGTTCTTCGGCGTAGGCGCCTACACGACCATGATACTCGCGAAGTACTACGGCGTCACGCCGTGGCTGGGCATCTGGGCTGCCGGGGTACTCGCTGCTGCTGTCGGGTTCCTGCTAGGGTTTCCACTGTTCCGTCTACGGAGCCACTGGTTCACGCTAGCCACCATAGCCGTGGCGGAGATATTCAAGCTGCTGTTCGCTCACTGGGGCTACGTAGGCGGCTCTGCCGGGCTCCAGATGCCCATAGTCGGGCCGGATGAGCAGCTCTACTACCTCCAGTACCCGGGGCCCTACATCTACGTCTACGTGGCCCTCCTAGTGCTACTAGTGGAGCTAGTAGTGCTCTACGCCGTAGTGAACAGCAAGATCGGCCTCTACCTCCAGACGATCCGCGAGGACGAGCTGGTAGCCCAGACGCTCGGTGTGGACACGTTCCGGTACAAGATGATAGCCATGGTTGTTAGCGGGTTCTTTACAGGGCTCGCTGGGGCACTCTACGCTGTGAGGTTCCGCTTCGTGGACCCCTTCGCCGTGTTCGACCTCATAACGATATCTACCTACATAGCTGTCGCGGGCATAGTGGGCGGGATATACACGTTCATAGGCCCGCTCGTGGGCGCGTTCATCTTCGTCCCCGCAGCAGAGTACGTGAGAGCCACTATAGTGCAGGCATTCCCACGGGTCTTCGGCCTCCACGTAGTGATAGTGGGCGTCATACTGCTGGTAATCTCCCTCTTCGTGCCCGAGGGCGTGGTGGGCTACCTACAGCGTAGAGCCGGGACGGTGAGGAGCCGTGGCTGA
- a CDS encoding hydantoinase B/oxoprolinase family protein produces MVDRVTIEVIRHAAIFTAEEMGVVLRNTAFSPNIRDRLDYSCAILAPSGELVAQAEHIPVHLGSMPIGVKNMVKALEENGVSLGPGDVAVSNDPYITGTHLNDVMVLKPVYVDGELVAYVANKAHHVDVGGLVPGGIGAGVRSLREEGLVIPPVKLVEAGRLRTDIVRLLEANVRTPRSLRGDLMAQLAALNTGEKRIRELAERYGVDALLEAWEEILGYTEKYTRTLLQGLVGDGGGAYEAEDYVELESGELAKIRVRLEISPERIVADFTGTDRQVDEPLNAVYGVTVAATTYAIKAVIDPDMPMNSGFYRVVEIQAPRGTLVNPVPPAPVGGGNVETSQRIADVVLRALAEAFPGRVPAASCGTMSNLLLGGKGWAFYETIGCGSGARPCCDGVDGVHTNMTNTLNTPIEVAEAEYPLLFRAYELRPDSGGPGRWRGGLGVVRAVTVLEDGVTVTVYAERSRLRPWGLEGGEPGAPFRSYVVKASGERVELPAKATVRLSRGDTVYIETPGGGGYGSPCERPRDQLEHDVEDGKVSPEAARRYCQPGSR; encoded by the coding sequence ATGGTGGACAGGGTAACCATCGAGGTGATAAGGCACGCCGCTATCTTCACAGCCGAGGAGATGGGAGTAGTCCTGCGGAACACCGCGTTCAGCCCCAACATAAGGGACCGGCTCGACTACTCCTGCGCCATACTGGCCCCGAGCGGCGAGCTGGTGGCACAGGCCGAGCACATACCGGTGCACCTAGGCAGCATGCCCATAGGAGTAAAGAACATGGTCAAGGCCCTGGAGGAGAACGGGGTCAGCCTAGGCCCCGGAGACGTCGCGGTCTCCAACGACCCCTACATAACCGGGACACACCTCAACGACGTCATGGTACTCAAGCCCGTCTACGTCGACGGAGAGCTAGTAGCCTACGTGGCCAACAAGGCCCACCACGTGGACGTCGGCGGCCTCGTGCCGGGCGGCATCGGAGCCGGTGTTAGGAGCCTACGCGAGGAAGGCCTAGTAATACCCCCGGTGAAGCTCGTCGAGGCAGGCAGGCTTAGAACCGACATAGTCAGGCTCCTAGAGGCCAACGTGAGGACGCCCCGGAGCCTCCGAGGCGACCTAATGGCCCAGCTGGCCGCCCTCAACACCGGGGAGAAGAGGATACGCGAGCTAGCCGAGCGCTACGGCGTAGACGCGCTGCTCGAGGCCTGGGAGGAGATACTCGGCTACACTGAGAAGTACACCCGTACACTCCTCCAGGGGCTCGTCGGGGACGGGGGCGGCGCATACGAGGCAGAGGACTACGTGGAGCTAGAGAGCGGCGAGCTGGCCAAGATACGGGTCCGGCTAGAGATAAGCCCCGAGCGCATAGTAGCCGACTTCACCGGGACGGACAGGCAGGTAGACGAGCCGCTCAACGCCGTCTACGGCGTCACCGTGGCCGCCACGACCTACGCGATAAAGGCAGTGATAGACCCCGACATGCCGATGAACAGCGGGTTCTACAGGGTCGTCGAGATACAGGCGCCCCGAGGGACGCTGGTCAACCCCGTACCCCCCGCGCCCGTCGGCGGCGGCAACGTGGAGACGTCGCAGAGAATAGCAGACGTCGTGCTACGCGCCCTAGCCGAGGCGTTCCCCGGCCGCGTGCCCGCCGCGAGCTGCGGCACCATGAGCAACCTGCTCCTAGGCGGCAAGGGATGGGCCTTCTACGAGACCATAGGCTGCGGCTCCGGCGCCCGGCCCTGCTGCGACGGCGTAGACGGGGTACACACCAACATGACCAACACGCTGAACACCCCGATAGAGGTGGCCGAGGCCGAGTACCCACTGCTCTTCCGCGCCTACGAGCTACGGCCAGACAGCGGCGGCCCCGGGCGCTGGCGGGGAGGCCTAGGCGTAGTCCGGGCGGTCACAGTGCTAGAGGACGGCGTCACCGTCACAGTCTACGCTGAGCGCAGCCGGCTACGCCCCTGGGGGCTCGAGGGCGGAGAGCCGGGAGCCCCCTTCCGCAGCTACGTGGTGAAAGCCAGCGGCGAGCGGGTAGAGCTACCAGCCAAGGCCACGGTGAGGCTGAGCCGCGGCGACACAGTCTACATCGAGACACCGGGCGGAGGAGGCTACGGCAGTCCCTGCGAGAGGCCCCGGGACCAGCTAGAGCACGACGTAGAGGACGGCAAGGTCTCCCCCGAGGCTGCCAGGCGCTACTGCCAGCCGGGCAGCCGCTAG